In one Silene latifolia isolate original U9 population chromosome 10, ASM4854445v1, whole genome shotgun sequence genomic region, the following are encoded:
- the LOC141607785 gene encoding uncharacterized protein LOC141607785, whose product MEVYIDDMVVKSKKVEDHFSSFDIDQIRRDLNTHADALASLGSNFSPAVFDKIPIVHLLEPTIEKPGQTCPINEDTNSWTKPYYDWFLQGILSKDRHEARALRIKASTYTIINNMLFKKSLAGPYLRCLERHEAKQVIEDIHDGYCGNHKGGRSLASKVLRTGYFWPTLRADCIAYSFKCEACQLHSPFIHRPSKILHSISAP is encoded by the coding sequence tttAGTTCATTTGATATTGATCAAATACGAAGAGACCTAAACACTCAtgctgatgccctagccagcttgggatcaaatttcagccctgctGTATTTGATAAAATCCCTATTGTTCATCTGTTAGAACCAACCATTGAAAAGCCTGGCCAAACTTGTCCCATTAATGAGGACACAAActcttggaccaaaccatactatgattggttcttacaggggatactATCTAAAGATAGGCATGAAGCAAGGGCCCTTAGAATTAAAGCTTCCACCTATACTATTATAAATAACATGTTGTTCAAAAAGTCTCTGGCTGGACCTTATCTGAGATGCCTGGAACGTCATGAAGCTAAACAGGTTATTGAGGATATACATGATGGAtattgtggaaatcataaaggtggcagAAGCTTGGCAAGCAAGGTTCTAaggacaggctacttctggccaaccctTAGAGCTGACTGCATAGCTTACAGTTTTAAGTGCGAAGCCTGCCAACTCCATTCTCCATTCATTCATCGACCATCAAAgatactacattccatctcagctccctga